From the Helicobacter pylori genome, one window contains:
- the rsmH gene encoding 16S rRNA (cytosine(1402)-N(4))-methyltransferase RsmH: MQEIENLHQSVLLQEVLQAFAPLEEGILIDCTLGLGGHSKAILSQKPHLKLIGIDKDKFAQEIAKERLKEFEGRYHLLSGGFAKRFKEALEIHGERIKGVLVDLGVSSLQLDDDNRGFNFHSHTLDMRMDLESKLNAQKVINSYPVVALEKIFRDYGEIKEYKKIAHKIVERRTKKPFKDAKDLSEFLSSLSKNKKIHPATLVFQAVRIEVNSELEELKEFLQCARNLKGAILCVISFHSLEDALVKNAFKDYAKNCICDPSSFKCACSNNHALGKILTKKPITPSPEEIKNNRRSRSAKMRVFQFKP, translated from the coding sequence TTGCAAGAAATAGAAAATCTGCACCAAAGCGTTTTGTTGCAAGAAGTCTTGCAGGCGTTCGCACCTTTAGAAGAAGGGATTTTGATTGATTGCACTTTAGGGTTAGGGGGGCATTCTAAAGCGATTCTATCCCAAAAACCGCACCTGAAACTCATTGGCATTGATAAAGATAAGTTCGCTCAAGAAATCGCTAAAGAACGATTGAAAGAATTTGAAGGGCGTTATCATCTCTTAAGCGGGGGTTTTGCCAAACGCTTTAAAGAAGCCCTAGAAATTCATGGCGAGCGAATCAAGGGGGTTTTAGTGGATTTAGGGGTGAGCTCCTTACAGCTTGATGATGACAATAGAGGGTTTAATTTCCACTCGCACACTCTAGATATGCGCATGGATTTGGAAAGCAAATTGAACGCTCAAAAAGTCATCAACTCTTATCCTGTAGTGGCGTTAGAAAAAATCTTTAGAGACTATGGCGAAATCAAGGAATACAAAAAAATCGCTCACAAAATCGTAGAGAGGCGCACTAAAAAACCCTTTAAAGACGCTAAGGATTTGAGCGAGTTTTTAAGCTCCCTTTCTAAAAATAAAAAAATCCACCCAGCGACTTTGGTGTTTCAAGCCGTTCGCATAGAAGTCAATAGCGAATTAGAAGAATTAAAAGAATTTTTACAATGCGCTAGAAACCTTAAGGGGGCGATTTTGTGCGTGATTTCTTTTCATTCTTTAGAAGACGCATTGGTGAAAAACGCTTTCAAAGATTACGCTAAAAATTGCATTTGCGATCCTTCAAGCTTCAAATGCGCTTGCTCTAATAATCACGCTTTAGGCAAAATTTTAACCAAAAAGCCCATCACTCCAAGCCCAGAAGAAATTAAAAACAACAGGCGTTCACGGAGCGCTAAAATGAGGGTGTTTCAATTCAAGCCATGA
- the hopE gene encoding Hop family outer membrane protein HopE yields the protein MEFMKKFVALGLLSAVLSSSLLAEGDGVYIGTNYQLGQARLNSNIYNTGDCTGSVVGCPPGLTANKHNPGGTNINWHSKYANGALNGFGLNVGYKKFFQFKSLDMTSKWFGFRVYGLFDYGHADLGKQVYAPNKIQLDMVSWGVGSDLLADIIDKDNASFGIFGGVAIGGNTWKSSAANYWKEQIIEAKGPDVCTPTYCNPNAPYSTNTSTVAFQVWLNFGVRANIYKHNGVEFGVRVPLLINKFLSAGPNATNLYYHLKRDYSLYLGYNYTF from the coding sequence ATGGAATTTATGAAAAAGTTTGTAGCTTTAGGGCTTCTATCCGCAGTTTTAAGCTCTTCGTTGTTAGCCGAAGGCGATGGTGTTTATATAGGGACTAATTATCAGCTTGGACAAGCCCGTTTGAATAGCAATATTTATAATACAGGGGATTGCACAGGGAGTGTTGTAGGTTGCCCCCCAGGTCTTACCGCTAATAAGCATAACCCAGGAGGCACCAATATCAATTGGCACTCCAAATACGCTAATGGGGCTTTGAATGGTTTTGGGTTGAATGTGGGTTATAAGAAATTTTTCCAATTCAAGTCGCTAGATATGACAAGCAAGTGGTTTGGTTTTAGAGTGTATGGGCTTTTTGATTACGGGCATGCCGATTTAGGTAAGCAAGTTTATGCGCCTAATAAAATCCAGTTGGATATGGTCTCTTGGGGTGTGGGGAGCGATTTGTTAGCTGATATTATTGATAAGGACAACGCTTCTTTTGGTATTTTTGGTGGGGTCGCTATCGGCGGTAACACTTGGAAAAGCTCCGCAGCGAACTATTGGAAAGAGCAAATCATTGAAGCCAAAGGTCCTGATGTTTGTACCCCTACTTATTGTAACCCTAACGCCCCTTATAGCACCAACACTTCGACCGTTGCTTTTCAAGTATGGTTGAATTTTGGGGTGAGAGCCAATATCTACAAGCATAATGGCGTGGAATTTGGCGTGAGAGTGCCGCTACTCATCAATAAATTTTTGAGTGCGGGTCCTAACGCTACTAATCTTTATTACCATTTGAAACGGGATTATTCGCTTTATTTGGGGTATAACTACACTTTTTAA
- a CDS encoding S-adenosyl-l-methionine hydroxide adenosyltransferase family protein encodes MRKTISALFLSACIGLSSVHADNALILQTDFSLKDGAVSAMKGVAFSVDSNLKIFDLTHEIPPYNIWESAYRLYQTTSYWPKGSVFVSVVDPGVGTNRKSVVLKTKNGQYFVSPDNGTLTLVAQTLGIDSVREIDEKTNRLKGSEKSYTFHGRDVYAYTGARLASGAITFEQVGPELPPKVVEIPYQKAKATKGEVKGNIPILDIQYGNVWSNISDKLLNQAGIKRNDTVCVTIFKNSKKQYEEKMPYVASFGDVLEGQPLVYLNSLLNVSVALNMDNFAQKHQIKSGADWNIDIKKCTK; translated from the coding sequence ATGAGAAAAACGATTTCAGCGTTGTTTTTATCAGCGTGTATAGGGTTATCGTCTGTTCATGCAGATAACGCTTTGATTTTACAAACAGATTTTAGCCTAAAAGATGGGGCCGTCTCGGCGATGAAAGGCGTCGCTTTCAGCGTTGATTCCAATCTTAAAATCTTTGATTTAACGCACGAAATCCCTCCGTATAACATTTGGGAGAGTGCTTACCGCTTGTATCAAACCACTAGTTATTGGCCAAAAGGATCGGTATTTGTAAGCGTAGTTGATCCGGGCGTAGGCACTAATCGTAAATCGGTGGTGCTAAAAACTAAAAACGGCCAGTATTTCGTCTCGCCGGATAACGGCACGCTGACTTTGGTGGCGCAAACTTTGGGGATTGATAGCGTGCGTGAAATTGATGAAAAAACTAACCGCTTGAAAGGTTCTGAAAAATCCTATACTTTCCATGGCCGTGATGTGTATGCTTACACTGGGGCGCGTTTGGCTTCTGGGGCGATCACATTCGAGCAGGTGGGGCCTGAGCTTCCCCCAAAAGTCGTTGAAATTCCTTACCAAAAAGCGAAAGCCACAAAAGGGGAAGTGAAAGGCAATATCCCGATTTTGGATATTCAATATGGCAATGTTTGGAGCAATATCAGCGATAAATTACTCAATCAAGCAGGGATCAAACGAAACGATACAGTGTGTGTAACTATTTTTAAAAATTCCAAGAAACAATACGAAGAGAAAATGCCGTATGTCGCGAGCTTTGGCGATGTGCTAGAAGGCCAACCGTTAGTTTATTTAAACAGCTTGTTGAATGTTTCCGTGGCGCTGAATATGGATAATTTCGCGCAAAAACATCAAATCAAATCTGGCGCTGACTGGAATATTGATATAAAGAAGTGCACTAAATAA
- the uvrA gene encoding excinuclease ABC subunit UvrA codes for MQHKTIMDKIIIQGARENNLKNIFLEIPKNQFVVFTGLSGSGKSTLAFDTLYAEGQRRYLESLSSYARQFLDKVGKPNVDKIEGLTPAIAIDQKTTSKNPRSTVGTITEIYDYLRLLFARVGEQFCPTCLEPISSMSASDIISQICHLEENSKIIILAPIIKDKKGSFNDKLESLRLKGYVRAFVDGVMVRLDEEIHLHKTKKHTIEAVVDRVVINSENASRIASAIEKALKESYGELEVEILQDNAPSIRKHYSEHKACFKCKMSFEELEPLSFSFNSPKGACESCLGLGTKFSLDISKILDPNTPLKQGAIKVIFGYNRSYYAQMFEGFCEYNGIDSTLCFNELNKEQQDALLYGNGTEISFHFKNSPLKRPWKGIIQIAYDMFKEQKDLSDYMSEKTCSSCNGHRLKASSLSVQVAGLKMADFLTKPIEEVYHFFNDPTHFSYLNEQEKKIAEPILKEILERVFFLYDVGLGYLTLGRDARTISGGESQRIRIASQIGSGLTGVLYVLDEPSIGLHEKDTLKLINTLRNLQKKGNTLIVVEHDKETIKHADFVVDIGPKAGRHGGEVVFSGSVKDLLQNNHSTALYLNGTKKIERPKFELPKEKHFLEIKNVNINNIKNLSVQIPLKQLVCITGVSGSGKSSLILQTLLPTAQTLLNHAKKAQSLNGVEIVGLEHLDKVIYLDQAPIGKTPRSNPATYTGVMDEIRILFAEQKEAKILGYSASRFSFNVKGGRCEKCQGDGDIKIEMHFLPDVLVQCDSCKGAKYNPQTLEIKVKGKSIADVLNMSVEEAYEFFAKFPKIAVKLKTLIDVGLGYITLGQNATTLSGGEAQRIKLAKELSKKDTGKTLYILDEPTTGLHFEDVNHLLQVLHSLVALGNSMLVIEHNLDIIKNADYIIDMGPDGGDKGGRVIASGTPLEVAQNCEKTQSYTGKFLALELK; via the coding sequence TTGCAACATAAAACCATTATGGATAAGATCATTATTCAAGGGGCTAGGGAAAACAATCTCAAAAATATCTTTTTAGAAATCCCTAAAAACCAGTTTGTTGTTTTTACCGGATTGAGCGGTTCGGGTAAATCCACTCTGGCGTTTGACACTTTATACGCTGAAGGCCAAAGGCGCTATTTAGAGAGTTTGTCCAGCTATGCGAGGCAATTTTTAGATAAAGTGGGTAAGCCTAATGTGGATAAGATTGAAGGCCTAACCCCAGCGATCGCTATTGATCAAAAAACCACTTCTAAAAACCCTAGATCCACTGTGGGGACGATCACTGAAATTTATGATTATTTAAGGTTGCTGTTTGCAAGGGTTGGGGAGCAATTTTGCCCCACATGTTTAGAGCCTATTAGTTCTATGAGCGCGAGCGATATCATTTCTCAAATCTGTCATTTAGAAGAAAATTCTAAAATCATTATTCTTGCTCCCATTATTAAAGATAAAAAAGGTTCGTTTAACGATAAATTAGAGAGCTTGCGTTTAAAGGGGTATGTGAGGGCTTTTGTTGATGGGGTGATGGTGCGTTTAGATGAAGAAATCCATTTGCACAAAACCAAAAAACACACCATTGAAGCGGTGGTGGATAGGGTGGTTATCAATAGCGAAAACGCTTCACGGATCGCTAGTGCAATAGAAAAAGCCCTTAAAGAAAGTTATGGGGAATTAGAAGTGGAAATCTTGCAAGACAACGCGCCAAGCATTAGGAAACATTACAGCGAGCATAAGGCATGTTTTAAGTGCAAGATGAGTTTTGAAGAATTAGAGCCTTTGAGTTTTTCCTTCAATTCGCCTAAAGGGGCGTGCGAAAGTTGTTTGGGTTTAGGGACAAAATTTAGCTTAGATATTAGTAAGATTTTAGATCCTAACACGCCTTTAAAACAAGGGGCGATTAAAGTGATTTTTGGGTATAACCGCAGTTATTACGCTCAAATGTTTGAAGGCTTTTGCGAATACAATGGCATTGACAGCACGCTTTGTTTCAACGAGTTGAATAAAGAGCAACAGGACGCTCTTTTGTATGGGAATGGCACTGAAATCAGCTTTCATTTTAAAAACAGCCCCTTGAAACGCCCCTGGAAAGGCATTATCCAAATCGCTTATGACATGTTTAAAGAGCAAAAGGATTTGAGCGATTACATGAGCGAAAAAACCTGTTCTTCGTGTAATGGGCATCGTTTGAAAGCCTCCAGTCTGAGCGTCCAAGTCGCTGGCTTGAAAATGGCGGATTTTTTAACTAAGCCCATTGAAGAAGTCTATCATTTTTTTAATGATCCCACGCATTTTAGCTATCTTAACGAGCAAGAAAAAAAGATCGCTGAACCCATTTTAAAAGAGATTTTAGAAAGGGTGTTTTTTTTATACGATGTGGGGCTAGGGTATTTGACTTTAGGGAGGGATGCGCGAACGATTAGCGGAGGGGAGAGCCAAAGGATACGAATCGCTAGTCAAATCGGGAGCGGTTTGACAGGGGTTTTGTATGTTTTAGATGAGCCTAGCATTGGCTTGCATGAAAAAGACACGCTCAAACTCATCAACACCCTTAGGAATTTACAAAAAAAAGGGAACACGCTCATTGTCGTAGAGCATGATAAAGAGACGATTAAGCATGCGGATTTTGTTGTGGATATTGGGCCAAAGGCTGGAAGGCATGGGGGTGAAGTGGTTTTTAGCGGGAGCGTGAAAGATTTATTGCAAAATAACCATTCTACCGCCTTATATCTCAACGGCACTAAAAAGATTGAGCGCCCCAAATTTGAACTCCCTAAAGAAAAGCATTTTTTAGAAATTAAAAATGTCAATATCAATAACATTAAGAATTTGAGCGTTCAAATCCCTTTAAAACAATTGGTGTGCATTACGGGGGTGAGCGGGAGCGGTAAAAGCTCGCTGATTTTACAAACCCTTTTACCCACCGCTCAAACCCTTTTAAACCATGCTAAAAAAGCTCAAAGTTTGAATGGGGTGGAGATTGTAGGGTTGGAGCATTTGGATAAAGTGATTTATTTGGATCAAGCCCCCATAGGCAAAACCCCACGGAGCAACCCTGCCACTTACACAGGGGTGATGGATGAAATCAGGATTTTATTTGCCGAGCAAAAAGAAGCTAAAATTTTAGGCTATAGTGCGAGCCGTTTTAGCTTTAATGTGAAAGGGGGGCGGTGTGAGAAGTGCCAAGGCGATGGGGACATTAAAATAGAAATGCACTTTTTGCCTGATGTATTAGTCCAATGCGATAGCTGTAAGGGCGCTAAATATAACCCCCAAACTTTAGAAATCAAGGTGAAAGGCAAATCCATTGCTGATGTGTTGAACATGAGCGTGGAAGAGGCTTATGAATTTTTTGCTAAATTCCCTAAAATCGCTGTGAAGTTAAAAACGCTTATAGATGTGGGCTTGGGCTATATCACTTTAGGGCAAAACGCTACCACTTTAAGCGGGGGGGAGGCTCAAAGGATCAAATTGGCTAAAGAATTGAGTAAAAAAGACACAGGCAAAACCCTTTATATTTTAGATGAGCCTACCACCGGTTTGCATTTTGAAGACGTGAATCACCTTTTACAGGTTTTGCACTCTTTAGTGGCGTTAGGCAATTCCATGCTAGTGATTGAGCATAATTTAGACATTATCAAAAACGCTGATTACATTATAGACATGGGGCCTGATGGGGGGGATAAGGGTGGGAGGGTCATTGCGAGCGGCACGCCTTTAGAAGTGGCACAAAATTGCGAAAAAACCCAAAGCTACACGGGAAAATTTTTAGCTTTGGAATTGAAATAG
- a CDS encoding HD domain-containing protein has product MYAAHPVKPLKTPKLKPQFLRRVFVGASIRRWNDQACPLEFVELDKQAHKAMIAYLLAKDLKDRGKDLDLDLLIKFFCFEFLERLVLTDIKPPIFYALQQTHSQELASYVAQSLQDEISAYFSLEELKEYLSHRPQILETQILESAHFYASKWEFDIIYHFNPNMYGVKEIKEKIDKQLHNNEHLFEGLFGEKEDLKKLVSMFGQLRFQKRWSQTPRVPQTSVLGHTLCVAIMGYLLSFDLKACKSMRINHFLGGLFHDLPEILTRDIITPIKQSVAGLDHCIKEIEKKEMQNKVYSFVSLGVQEDLKYFTENEFKNRYKDKSHQIVFTKDAEELFVLYNSDEYFGVCGELLKVCDHLSAFLEAQISISHGISSYDLIQGAKNLLELRSQTELLDLDLGKLFRDFK; this is encoded by the coding sequence ATGTATGCGGCTCATCCTGTTAAACCCCTAAAAACCCCTAAACTCAAACCTCAATTTTTAAGGCGTGTGTTTGTGGGCGCGTCCATTAGGCGCTGGAATGACCAAGCATGCCCTTTGGAATTTGTGGAATTAGACAAACAAGCCCATAAAGCGATGATTGCGTATCTGCTCGCTAAAGATTTAAAAGATAGGGGTAAAGATTTAGATTTAGATCTTTTAATCAAGTTCTTTTGCTTTGAGTTTTTGGAACGCTTGGTTTTAACCGATATTAAACCCCCTATTTTTTACGCCCTCCAACAAACGCACAGCCAAGAATTAGCCTCCTATGTCGCGCAAAGTTTGCAAGATGAGATCAGCGCGTATTTTTCTTTAGAGGAATTAAAAGAGTATTTAAGCCACAGACCCCAAATTTTAGAAACTCAAATTTTAGAGAGCGCGCATTTTTATGCGTCCAAATGGGAGTTTGATATTATTTATCATTTTAACCCCAACATGTATGGCGTGAAAGAAATTAAAGAAAAAATTGATAAGCAACTCCACAATAACGAGCATTTGTTTGAAGGGCTTTTTGGGGAAAAAGAAGATCTGAAAAAATTGGTGAGCATGTTTGGGCAGTTGCGTTTCCAAAAGCGCTGGAGCCAGACCCCAAGAGTGCCGCAAACCAGCGTTTTAGGGCATACCTTATGCGTGGCGATTATGGGGTATTTATTGAGCTTTGATTTAAAAGCTTGTAAAAGCATGCGGATCAATCATTTTTTGGGCGGGCTTTTCCATGATTTACCCGAGATTTTAACCCGAGACATTATCACGCCCATCAAACAAAGCGTTGCAGGGCTTGATCATTGCATTAAAGAAATTGAAAAAAAGGAAATGCAAAACAAAGTCTATTCTTTTGTGTCTTTGGGCGTTCAAGAAGATTTGAAATACTTCACCGAAAACGAGTTTAAAAACCGCTACAAAGACAAGTCTCATCAAATCGTTTTCACTAAAGACGCTGAAGAATTGTTCGTGCTTTATAACAGCGATGAGTATTTTGGGGTTTGTGGGGAGCTTTTGAAGGTGTGCGATCATTTGAGCGCGTTTTTAGAGGCTCAAATCTCTATTTCTCATGGCATTTCTAGCTACGATTTAATCCAAGGAGCTAAAAACCTTTTAGAATTGCGATCCCAAACGGAATTACTTGATTTGGATTTAGGGAAATTGTTTAGGGATTTTAAGTAA